A region of Solanum dulcamara chromosome 7, daSolDulc1.2, whole genome shotgun sequence DNA encodes the following proteins:
- the LOC129896354 gene encoding proteinase inhibitor type-2 CEVI57-like, with product MAVHKEVSFLAYLLVLGMLLLVDAKACTKECGNLGYGICPRSQGSSENPICTNCCAGYKGCKYYSADGSFVCEGESDPKNPNACPRNCDPQIAYSKCPRSKGKTMIYPTGCTTCCTGYKGCYYFDKDGKFACEGESDELKACTLECNPRVAYMTCPSSGLAKLNSVCVNCCTAGEGCKLYDHDGSLLCTGELQTYISTA from the exons ATGGCTGTTCACAAAGAAGTTAGTTTCCTTGCTTACCTACTTGTTCTTG GAATGTTGCTACTTGTTGATGCCAAGGCGTGTACCAAAGAATGTGGTAATCTTGGCTATGGGATATGCCCGCGTTCACAAGGAAGTTCGGAAAATCCCATATGCACCAATTGTTGCGCAGGCTATAAAGGTTGCAAGTATTACAGTGCTGACGGATCTTTTGTTTGCGAAGGAGAATCTGACCCCAAAAACCCAAATGCTTGCCCCCGAAATTGTGATCCACAAATTGCCTATTCAAAATGTCCCCGTTCAAAAGGAAAGACGATGATTTATCCCACAGGATGCACCACCTGTTGCACAGGGTACAAGGGTTGCTACTATTTCGATAAAGACGGCAAATTTGCCTGTGAAGGAGAGAGTGATGAACTTAAGGCATGTACTCTGGAGTGTAACCCTAGAGTTGCATACATGACTTGTCCATCTTCTGGATTGGCCAAGCTTAATAGTGTTTGCGTTAATTGTTGCACCGCAGGAGAGGGCTGCAAACTCTATGATCATGATGGATCTTTACTTTGTACTGGAGAACTTCAAACCTATATATCCACAGCATAA